A genomic window from Diospyros lotus cultivar Yz01 chromosome 2, ASM1463336v1, whole genome shotgun sequence includes:
- the LOC127793727 gene encoding beta-glucosidase 12-like → MANHSSWLLLGLLVLATSELLASASFVPDKFNRTSFPKGFLFGASSSAYQYEGAPDSRGKTIWDDFVRDFSFKIADGSNADVADDFYHRYMEDIKLMKHLGMNVFRFSISWARVLPSGRVRGGVNQKGVDFYNRLINNLIADGIQPFVTLSHFDLPLALEKEYEGFLSPKIGEDFKAYAEFCFKTFGDRVKHWITFNEPYVYIFTGYDVGAMAPGRCSAWRNNSCPAGNSATEPYIAAHNMLIAHAKAAKVYKEKYQASQKGEIGITLVSGWMYPYTKKTLDQKAAGRALDFMYGWFIHPLVYGDYPRSMKALVRQRLPKFTSSEAMLLKGSYDFIALNYYSSNYASHVPFSNKPAHLSFSTDSYANVTSEKNGKPIGKPLGNGYNVPDGLRKVLVYTKENYKNPRMYITENGVGNYNNETVQQGINDPERIEYYRTHLLALNEAIKEGVDVKGFMAWSLLDCWEWSSGFNLRYGLTYVDYNNGQKRYPKDSAIWYKKFLLH, encoded by the exons ATGGCGAACCACAGTAGTTGGCTTCTGCTAGGCTTACTCGTACTTGCCACTTCCGAGCTCCTCGCATCTGCTAGCTTTGTCCCCGACAAATTCAACCGCACCAGTTTTCCAAAAGGTTTTCTTTTTGGTGCATCATCATCTGCTTATCAA TATGAAGGTGCTCCAGACTCGCGAGGCAAAACTATATGGGATGATTTTGTTCGGGATTTCTCAT TTAAAATAGCGGATGGCAGCAATGCGGACGTGGCTGACGATTTTTATCATCGTTATATG GAGGACATAAAGCTGATGAAACACCTTGGCATGAATGTCTTCCGATTTTCTATTTCTTGGGCGAGAGTATTACCCA GTGGAAGAGTGAGAGGTGGAGTGAATCAGAAAGGGGTTGATTTCTATAACAGACTTATCAATAATCTTATAGCAGATG GTATACAACCATTTGTCACTCTCTCTCATTTTGACCTTCCCCTAGCTCTAGAGAAAGAATATGAGGGCTTTTTGAGCCCCAAAATTGG GGAGGATTTTAAGGCCTATGCAGAGTTTTGCTTCAAGACATTTGGTGATAGAGTGAAGCATTGGATAACCTTTAATGAGCCATATGTTTATATCTTTACCGGCTATGATGTGGGTGCAATGGCACCCGGACGATGCTCAGCATGGAGGAATAATAGTTGCCCGGCTGGGAATTCTGCCACCGAACCTTACATAGCTGCCCACAATATGCTTATTGCTCATGCAAAAGCTGCCAAAGTGTACAAGGAAAAATACCAA GCATCTCAAAAAGGAGAAATAGGAATAACTTTGGTCTCTGGTTGGATGTATCCTTACACCAAAAAGACCTTAGACCAAAAAGCAGCCGGCCGTGCACTTGACTTTATGTATGGATG GTTTATTCATCCATTGGTTTATGGAGACTACCCACGATCTATGAAAGCTCTCGTGCGACAAAGGTTACCAAAGTTTACTTCTTCGGAGGCTATGTTGCTGAAGGGTTCTTATGACTTCATTGCACTAAATTACTATAGCTCAAACTATGCAAGCCATGTGCCTTTTAGCAATAAGCCTGCTCATCTGAGCTTTTCAACAGATAGTTATGCTAATGTTACAA GCGAGAAGAACGGAAAGCCAATTGGTAAACCG CTTGGAAATGGATACAACGTTCCAGATGGACTTAGAAAGGTATTAGTTTACACCAAGGAGAACTACAAAAATCCAAGAATGTACATCACTGAGAATG gGGTGGGTAATTACAATAATGAAACAGTTCAACAAGGCATCAATGATCCAGAGAGGATAGAGTACTATCGTACCCATCTTTTGGCCCTTAACGAAGCTATTAA GGAGGGCGTTGATGTGAAGGGCTTCATGGCTTGGTCTCTTCTTGATTGCTGGGAGTGGAGTTCTGGCTTTAACCTTAGATATGGTCTCACATATGTAGATTATAACAATGGACAAAAAAGATACCCCAAAGACTCGGCTATTTGGTACAAGAAATTCCTACTTCATTAG